AGTTGATTTCATAATCAAGAAAAACTTGCTGATAATCATAGAGGTCTTCCGGATGTAGAGCTTGCACATTTTCCATTTCATAAGAACGTTTTAGTAATTTATATTTATTTTCACCGAATTGATGAAAAGGTAAGAGTTGTACTTGGTCAATAGATAATTTTTTAAATAAAATAGCAAATTGTTCGGCATCTTCTAGAGAGTCATTAAAGCTAGGGATAACAGGAATACGCAGGACAATGGTTTTTTGTTGCGAAAAAGCATAATGAATATTTTTGATAATTAGTTCATTTTTGACCCCTGTGACTTTGCGGTGATTGATGGTGTTATAATGCTTTAAGTCAGTATAGATAAAATCTACATACTGGAGCAAATCAACGAATTTGTTATGATCTACAAAGGCTGTCGTTTCAATTGCTGTATGTATACCTTTTTCTTTGGCAGCTTTAAGGATTGCTTTGGCAAATTCAAACTGGGCAAAGATTTCTCCACCAGACAAGGTCAGGCCCCCACCTGATTCTTCATAAAATTCTCTATCTTTGAGAACTTCTTTGATAATCTCTTCAACGCTTTTTTCCTCTCCCATGGTGATAGTCTTTTTGCTAGAAGCGTCTAACATGGGCTCAGGTTTAAATTTCTGAGATTCTGGATTGGCACACCAAGGACAGCGTAAGGGACAGCCTTTTAGAAAAACAGTTGTCCGAATTCCTGGTCCGTCGTGAATACTAAAATGTTGAATATTAAAGATGATTCCTTTTTCTGCACTCATGATGTACACTCTTTTCTTGCTTATTTTCTTTTATTATATCAAACAAACGAAAGAAAAACAATTACGAATGAAACTATTTTTTATTTTATTTATTCCTTAAATTCTGTTAAAATAAAGAATGAGGTGAATAAAATGGAACGTTTAGATGAAATCGTTAAGCTCGTTTCGGAGTTTGAAAAAATTGATGTTAATACTTTATCTGATAAATTAAAAGTCTCTAAAGTAACGATTCGGAAAGATTTGGATAAGCTGGAAATGAAAGGCTTGCTTCATCGGGAGCACGGTTATGCGGTCTTAAATAGTGGTGATGACTTGAATGTCCGGCTTTCTTTTCATTATGATACCAAGCGAAAGATAGCACAAGAAGCGGCAAAAATTGTTGCAGACAATGAAACGATTATCATTGAATCTGGTTCAACTTGTGCTCTGTTAGCTGAAGAAATCTGTCGTACTAAGAAGAACGTGAAAATTATTACAAATTCTTATTTTATCGCAGACTATGTGAGAAAAGTAGATTCTTGCAAGATTATCTTGCTAGGCGGTGAATTTCAGAACGATTCGCAAGTTACGGTCGGTCCTTTACTTAAGGAAATGATTCAATTTTTCCATGTAGAACATGCTTTTGTAGGGACTGATGGCTATGATGAAGAGCTTGGTTTTACAGGTAAAGATTTAATGCGTAGCGAAGTGGTGCAATATATGTCGGAAGCATCTGATAAAATGATTGTGTTAACAGATTCGAGTAAATTTGATAAAAGAGGGACTGTCAAGCGTTTTGGTTTGAAACAGGTTTCGCAGGTGGTAACCGATCAAGCTATTCCGACAGCAGCGGTTCAACGCCTAAAAGCAGCCAATATCAAATTGACTCTAGTCTGATAAGTAGAGGGAGATAAGATGAAAAGTGAAAGAAAAAGGCTATTAGCTAAGATTGCTTATCTTTATTATATAGAGGAGAAAAGTCAGGCAGAAATTGCAGCAGAGACAGGGATTTATCGGACAACTGTGAGTCGTATGCTGGCTGAAGCTAAAAAGGAAGGCATTGTCAAAATCGAGATTGAAGCCTTTGATGCGCGTTTGTTTCATTTAGAAAATGTAGTGAAAGAGAAGTATGGGTTAAAAGGACTTGAAATCGTAGCAAATCAAGTGGATGATTCACCTTCTGATTTGGAGCAGCGGTTAGCTCAATCAGCAGCAGGAATGCTTCGGGGGATGATTGATGACAATGCTAAAGTTGGATTTTCATGGGGAAAGAGTCTTAGTCTCTTGGTAGAACACTCGGGCAGTCGGCACTTGAATAATGTGCATTTTTTTCCATTGGCTGGCGGACCTAGCCATATTCATGCTCGTTATCATGTTAATACCCTCATTTACAGTATGGCTAATAAATACCATGGGGATTGTCGCTTTATGAATGCGACGATTATACAGGAAGACGAGATCTTAGCAAAAGGAATTTTGTCTTCTAAATATTTTGAGGACTTAAAAAGAAGTTGGCAAGAACTAGATGTGGTTGTTGTTGGTATTGGCGGACAAGTGGATGAAAAGAATCGGCAGTGGTTGGATATGCTGACGGTTGAAGATTTTCGTACAGTGGAAAATGAAGGAGCTGTCGGAGAAATTTGTTGCCGCTTTTTTGATGAAAATGGTGAGTTGGTTGATGAACAGTTGCAAAATCGAACAGTTGCTATTTCTTTAGATTATTTAAAAACAGTTCCTAACAGTCTGGCTTTTGCCTATGGTCGTCAAAAAGCTGCCGCTATTTTGGCGGTTTTACGTGCTGGGTATGTCAACCATTTAGTTACAGATGAAGCAACTATTTTAAAAGTGTTGGAATTGGATAATATTGCAGTTAATTAGTAGTTTATAAAAGTTCTCCTTTTCCTCGTTATTTCATCTTCAAAAGGTCAAGAATAATGATTCTGACCTTTTTTATTTCACTTGATAAGCACAAATGTGCGATAAATATAAAAAAAGAGAATTTGTTCAGTGATATATTGACGGAATAAGAGAAAGATGATAAATTTGAGTTACAAACAAAAATAAAACGCTTTCAAATAAAAGAAAGATATATTTTGTAAATAAAAATAGGAGTAACGTTAAATATGGAAGTGATTGTAGCTGATCAAATCATTATGGGGTTAATCTTGCATGCTGGGGATGCCAAACAGCATATTTACCAAGCTTTATCATTAGCAAAAAATGGTGAATTTGAAAAATGTGATGAGTATCTAGAATTGGCAGATCAGGCATTATTAGAAGCTCATAATCTTCAAACGGAGTTTTTGGCACAGGAAGCGGGGGGAACAAAGACAGAAATTACAGCTTTGTTTGTCCACTCTCAGGATCATTTGATGACCAGTATTACAGAAATTAATCTTATCAAGGAAATCATTGACTTGAGAAAAGAATTACAAGTGAAAAAATAAATCATCAGGAGGATGAAGATATGATTAAAATTGGGTTGTTTTGTGCAGCAGGTTTTTCAACAGGAATGTTGGTCAATAATATGAAAATAGCTGCGAAAGAAGCTGGTTTAGAGGTTGAGATTGATGCTTATTCTCAGGCCAAGTTAGCAGATTATGCACCAAACTTGGATGTTGCTTTGTTAGGACCACAAGTAGCTTATACTTTGGATAAGTCAGCTGCCATTTGCGAAGAGAACCATATTCCAATTGCGGTCATTCCAATGGCGGATTATGGCATGCTAGATGGTAAAAAAGTATTGAATCTCGCTTTGGGGCTTTTGGAACAAAAACAAGGAGCTTAGTTATGGCTAAAATAGATACTCAAAAAATTATTGCGCCGATTATGAAATTTGTCAATATGCGCGGTATTATTGCCTTAAAGGATGGTATGTTGGCAATTCTGCCCTTGACAGTTGTTGGAAGTATCTTTCTGATTGTAGGACAGTTACCATTTGAAGGCCTCAATCAGGCGATTGCAGGCATTTTTGGGAAAAATTGGACCGAGCCATTTATGCAGGTTTACTCAGGAACTTTTGCGATTATGGGTTTGATTTCCTGTTTCTCCATAGGATATTCTTATGCTAAAAATAGTGGTGTAGAGCCGTTGCCGGCAGGTGTGTTATCTGTATCTTCTTTCTTCATTCTTTTAAAATCTTCTTATATTCCAGAAAAAGGTGAAGAAATTACAGACGCAATTGCCAAGATTTGGTTTGGCGGTCAGGGGATTATTGGAGCCATTATTATTGGTTTGGTTGTCGGTAGTATCTATACTATGTTTATTCAAAAACATATTGTTATTAAGATGCCAGAGCAAGTTCCTCAAGCGATCGCCAAGCAATTTGAGGCTATGATTCCAGCTTTTGTGATATTCTTTCTTTCCATGGTAGTCTATATTCTTGCTAAAATGCTGACAAAGGGTGGTACTTTTATCGAAATGATTTATGGTGTGATTCAAGTACCGCTGCAAGGATTGACTGGTTCCCTTTACGGTGCAATCGGTATTGCCTTTTTCATCTCTTTCCTATGGTGGTTTGGTGTACACGGACAATCTGTTGTCAATGGTGTAGTGACCGCTCTCTTACTTTCAAATCTGGATGCTAATAAAGCCTTGCTTGCTGCTGGAAAGTTATCTGTTGGAAAAGGTGCTCACATTGTCACTCAGCAATTCTTGGATAGTTTCCTTATTTTGTCTGGTTCTGGTATTACTTTTGGTTTGGTGGTAGCCATGCTCTTTGCAGCTAAGTCTAAACAATACAAAGCACTAGGAAAGGTTGCTGCTTTTCCAGCAATCTTTAATGTCAATGAACCAGTTGTGTTTGGGTTTCCAATTGTTATGAATCCCGTCATGTTCTTGCCTTTTATTCTTGTACCTGTTTTAGCAGCTGTAATTGTTTATGGTTCTATAGCAATTGGCTTTATGCAGCCATTTTCAGGGGTGACCTTGCCATGGAGTACACCAGCTATTATTTCTGGTTTCTTAGTAGCAGGATGGCAGGGTGCTCTCATCCAAGTTGTCATTTTAGCTATGTCAACTCTCATCTATTTCCCATTCTTTAAATTCCAAGACAATCTTGCTTACAGTAATGAACTGAAAGCGGAAGGATAAACTACATTGTATCACTGTAAAGAAATTATTTTAACGTTGATTGAGCACAAATGTGCAAAAAATCTTTAATTCGATAATTGATTATAGATGATTGAATTTTTGCATCTTGCATGCTACAATAGTTACGAAAGAAATAAAAATAATTTCATAAGAAAGGTTGTGCTGTGATGCCTAATGTAAAAGAAATAGAAAAAACGACTATACAAACAAGTTATTTTGGTAGTTTAACGGACCGAATGAACAAGTATCGGGAAGATGTGCTGGACAAGAAACCTTATATTGATGCTGAACGTGCTGTTCTTGCAACAAGAGCTTATCAAGAGCATAAAGAAAAGCCAAATGTTCTGAAGCGTGCTTATATGCTTAAGGAAATTTTGGAAAATATGACGCTTTATATTGAAGATGAGACCATGATTGTTGGAAATCAGGCTTCATCTAATAAAGATGCACCTATTTTCCCAGAGTATACTTTAGAATTTGTACTCAATGAATTAGATCTTTTTGAAAAGCGCGACGGTGATGTTTTCTATATTACAGAGGAAACCAAAGAACAAATCCGGAGCATCGCTCCTTTCTGGGAAAACAATAACCTCCGCGCTAGAGCTGGTGCTTTACTTCCAGAAGAAGTTCAGGTTTATATGGAAACTGGCTTCTTTGGAATGGAAGGAAAGATGAACTCTGGTGATGCTCACTTGGCAGTCAACTATCAAAAATTGCTTCAATATGGTTTGAAAGGTTTTGAGGAAAAAGCTCGGGCAGCTAAGGAGGCCTTGGATTTGACAGATCCGGCTAGTATTGATAAATATCATTTCTATGATTCAATTTTCATTGTAGTGGATGCTGTGAAAGCTTATGCGGAGCGTTTTGTCAAATTAGCTCAAAATATGGCAGAGTCTGCAAGCCCAGAGCGCCGTCAAGAATTATTGGAAATTGCTCGAATTTGTTCCAAAGTGCCTTACGAACCAGCTGAAACGTTTGCTGAAGCTATTCAGTCCGTCTGGTTTATCCAGTGTATTTTACAGATTGAGTCTAATGGTCACTCCCTCTCTTATGGGCGCTTTGACCAATACATGTATCCTTATGTTAAGTCGGACTTGGAAGCTGGTCGCGAGACGGAAGAAAGCATTGTCGAACGCTTAACCAATCTTTGGATTAAGACGATTACGATCAATAAAGTACGCAGTCAGGCTCATACTTTCTCATCTGCTGGTAGTCCTTTGTATCAAAATGTGACAATTGGTGGACAAACACGTGATAAGAAAGATGCTGTAAATCCCCTTTCATATCTGGTTTTGAGATCTGTTGCACAGACGCATTTGCCACAGCCAAACTTAACAGTTCGCTACCATGCTGGTCTAGATGCTCGTTTTATGAACGAATGCATAGAAGTTATGAAACTAGGTTTTGGAATGCCTGCTTTCAATAATGACGAGATTATTATTCCGTCCTTTATTGCCAAAGGCGTTTTGGAAGAAGATGCATACGACTACAGTGCTATCGGCTGTGTGGAGACAGCTGTGCCAGGTAAATGGGGCTACCGTTGTACGGGAATGAGCTATATGAACTTCCCTAAGGTGCTTCTCATCACTATGAACGATGGAATTGATCCCGCATCTGGCAAGCGTTTTGCACCAAGCTTCGGTCATTTTAAAGACATGAAGAGCTTTGCTGAGCTGCAAACGGCTTGGGACAAGACTTTGCGCCACTTGACTCGTATGAGTGTCATCGTGGAAAATTCTATCGACCTGTCTCTTGAAAGAGAAGTGCCGGATATCCTCTGCTCAGCTTTGACAGATGATTGTATCGGACGCGGTAAGCATTTGAAAGAGGGGGGAGCTGTCTATGACTATATTTCTGGTCTCCAAGTCGGTATTGCCAATCTATCAGACTCACTAGCAGCAATCAAGAAGTTAGTCTTTGAAGAAGGCAAATTGACTCCAGCTGAACTCTGGCATGCACTTGAAACGGACTATGCAGGTGAGCGCGGCAAGGAAATTCAGGAGATGTTGATTTCTGATGCACCGAAATATGGTAATGATGATGATTACGCTGATAAGCTGGTGACTGATGCTTATGATATTTATGTGGATGAAATTGCTAAA
This Streptococcus anginosus DNA region includes the following protein-coding sequences:
- a CDS encoding glycyl-radical enzyme activating protein produces the protein MSAEKGIIFNIQHFSIHDGPGIRTTVFLKGCPLRCPWCANPESQKFKPEPMLDASSKKTITMGEEKSVEEIIKEVLKDREFYEESGGGLTLSGGEIFAQFEFAKAILKAAKEKGIHTAIETTAFVDHNKFVDLLQYVDFIYTDLKHYNTINHRKVTGVKNELIIKNIHYAFSQQKTIVLRIPVIPSFNDSLEDAEQFAILFKKLSIDQVQLLPFHQFGENKYKLLKRSYEMENVQALHPEDLYDYQQVFLDYEINCYF
- a CDS encoding DeoR/GlpR family DNA-binding transcription regulator; translated protein: MERLDEIVKLVSEFEKIDVNTLSDKLKVSKVTIRKDLDKLEMKGLLHREHGYAVLNSGDDLNVRLSFHYDTKRKIAQEAAKIVADNETIIIESGSTCALLAEEICRTKKNVKIITNSYFIADYVRKVDSCKIILLGGEFQNDSQVTVGPLLKEMIQFFHVEHAFVGTDGYDEELGFTGKDLMRSEVVQYMSEASDKMIVLTDSSKFDKRGTVKRFGLKQVSQVVTDQAIPTAAVQRLKAANIKLTLV
- a CDS encoding sugar-binding transcriptional regulator, with the protein product MKSERKRLLAKIAYLYYIEEKSQAEIAAETGIYRTTVSRMLAEAKKEGIVKIEIEAFDARLFHLENVVKEKYGLKGLEIVANQVDDSPSDLEQRLAQSAAGMLRGMIDDNAKVGFSWGKSLSLLVEHSGSRHLNNVHFFPLAGGPSHIHARYHVNTLIYSMANKYHGDCRFMNATIIQEDEILAKGILSSKYFEDLKRSWQELDVVVVGIGGQVDEKNRQWLDMLTVEDFRTVENEGAVGEICCRFFDENGELVDEQLQNRTVAISLDYLKTVPNSLAFAYGRQKAAAILAVLRAGYVNHLVTDEATILKVLELDNIAVN
- a CDS encoding PTS lactose/cellobiose transporter subunit IIA is translated as MEVIVADQIIMGLILHAGDAKQHIYQALSLAKNGEFEKCDEYLELADQALLEAHNLQTEFLAQEAGGTKTEITALFVHSQDHLMTSITEINLIKEIIDLRKELQVKK
- a CDS encoding PTS sugar transporter subunit IIB, whose protein sequence is MIKIGLFCAAGFSTGMLVNNMKIAAKEAGLEVEIDAYSQAKLADYAPNLDVALLGPQVAYTLDKSAAICEENHIPIAVIPMADYGMLDGKKVLNLALGLLEQKQGA
- a CDS encoding PTS sugar transporter subunit IIC; translated protein: MAKIDTQKIIAPIMKFVNMRGIIALKDGMLAILPLTVVGSIFLIVGQLPFEGLNQAIAGIFGKNWTEPFMQVYSGTFAIMGLISCFSIGYSYAKNSGVEPLPAGVLSVSSFFILLKSSYIPEKGEEITDAIAKIWFGGQGIIGAIIIGLVVGSIYTMFIQKHIVIKMPEQVPQAIAKQFEAMIPAFVIFFLSMVVYILAKMLTKGGTFIEMIYGVIQVPLQGLTGSLYGAIGIAFFISFLWWFGVHGQSVVNGVVTALLLSNLDANKALLAAGKLSVGKGAHIVTQQFLDSFLILSGSGITFGLVVAMLFAAKSKQYKALGKVAAFPAIFNVNEPVVFGFPIVMNPVMFLPFILVPVLAAVIVYGSIAIGFMQPFSGVTLPWSTPAIISGFLVAGWQGALIQVVILAMSTLIYFPFFKFQDNLAYSNELKAEG
- a CDS encoding glycyl radical protein, translated to MPNVKEIEKTTIQTSYFGSLTDRMNKYREDVLDKKPYIDAERAVLATRAYQEHKEKPNVLKRAYMLKEILENMTLYIEDETMIVGNQASSNKDAPIFPEYTLEFVLNELDLFEKRDGDVFYITEETKEQIRSIAPFWENNNLRARAGALLPEEVQVYMETGFFGMEGKMNSGDAHLAVNYQKLLQYGLKGFEEKARAAKEALDLTDPASIDKYHFYDSIFIVVDAVKAYAERFVKLAQNMAESASPERRQELLEIARICSKVPYEPAETFAEAIQSVWFIQCILQIESNGHSLSYGRFDQYMYPYVKSDLEAGRETEESIVERLTNLWIKTITINKVRSQAHTFSSAGSPLYQNVTIGGQTRDKKDAVNPLSYLVLRSVAQTHLPQPNLTVRYHAGLDARFMNECIEVMKLGFGMPAFNNDEIIIPSFIAKGVLEEDAYDYSAIGCVETAVPGKWGYRCTGMSYMNFPKVLLITMNDGIDPASGKRFAPSFGHFKDMKSFAELQTAWDKTLRHLTRMSVIVENSIDLSLEREVPDILCSALTDDCIGRGKHLKEGGAVYDYISGLQVGIANLSDSLAAIKKLVFEEGKLTPAELWHALETDYAGERGKEIQEMLISDAPKYGNDDDYADKLVTDAYDIYVDEIAKYPNTRYGRGPIGGIRYSGTSSISANVGQGRGTLATPDGRNAGTPLAEGCSPSHNMDKNGPTSVLKSVSKLPTDEIVGGVLLNQKVNPQTLSKEEDKIKLIALLRTFFNRLHGYHIQYNVVSRETLIDAQKHPEKHRDLIVRVAGYSAFFNVLSKATQDDIIGRTEHTL